From a region of the Chlorocebus sabaeus isolate Y175 chromosome 23, mChlSab1.0.hap1, whole genome shotgun sequence genome:
- the STC2 gene encoding stanniocalcin-2 produces MCAERLGHFMTLALVLATFDPARGTDATNPPEGPQDRSSQQKGRLSLQNTAEIQHCLVNAGDVGCGVFECFENNSCEIRGLHGICMTFLHNAGKFDAQGKSFIKDALKCKAHALRHRFGCISRKCPAIREMVFQLQRECYLKHDLCAAAQENTRVIVEMIHFKDLLLHEPYVDLVNLLLTCGEEVKEAITHSVQVQCEQNWGSLCSILSFCTSAIQRPPTAPPERQPQVDRAKLSRAHHGEAGHHLPEPSSRETGRGAKGERGSKSHPNAHAQGRVGGLGAQGPSGSSEWEDEQSEYSDIRR; encoded by the exons ATGTGTGCCGAACGGCTGGGCCACTTCATGACCCTGGCTTTGGTGTTGGCCACCTTTGACCCGGCGCGGGGGACCGACGCCACCAACCCACCCGAGGGTCCCCAAGACAGGAGCTCCCAGCAGAAAGGCCGCCTGTCCCTGCAGAATACAG CGGAGATCCAGCACTGTTTGGTCAACGCTGGCGATGTGGGGTGTGGCGTGTTTGAATGTTTCGAGAACAATTCTTGTGAGATTCGGGGCTTACATGGGATTTGCATGACTTTTCTGCACAACGCTGGAAAATTTGATGCCCAG GGCAAGTCATTCATCAAAGACGCCTTGAAATGTAAGGCCCATGCTCTGCGGCACAGGTTCGGCTGCATAAGCCGGAAGTGCCCGGCCATCAGGGAAATGGTGTTCCAGTTGCAGCGGGAATGCTACCTCAAGCACGACCTGTGCGCGGCTGCCCAGGAGAACACCCGGGTGATAGTGGAGATGATCCATTTCAAGGACTTGCTGCTGCACGA ACCCTACGTGGACCTCGTGAACTTGCTGCTGACCTGTggggaggaggtgaaggaggccaTCACCCACAGCGTGCAGGTTCAGTGTGAGCAGAACTGGGGAAGCCTGTGCTCCATCTTGAGCTTCTGCACCTCAGCCATCCAGAGGCCTCCCACGGCGCCCCCTGAGCGCCAGCCCCAGGTGGACAGAGCCAAGCTCTCCAGGGCCCACCACGGGGAAGCAGGACATCACCTCCCAGAACCCAGCAGTAGGGAGACTGGCCGAGGTGCCAAGGGTGAGCGAGGTAGCAAGAGCCACCCAAACGCCCATGCCCAGGGCAGAGTCGGGGGCCTTGGGGCTCAGGGACCTTCCGGCAGCAGTGAGTGGGAGGATGAACAGTCTGAGTATTCCGATATCCGGAGGTGA